The genomic stretch CACCAAAATTTTCCCAAAACACTGATACGGCTAGTATTCAAGCTGACCACCAATTTTCACCGACTGATACGACAGCAGTCATATCCTCGAAGCTAACGCTAATCCCTTCTGGTGATCATTCTCCACCCTCATTGACTTCACCACATCATCAATTTTCTATAACAAAAACTCTTCATTTGTCACCCAGACAACAATATGAAACAAAGGCTGAGGCCAAAGATGTCTCTCCTTTATGTGCACCTAAAGAAACATCGTATGCTAAAACCTCACCTACAAGTGCACCATCTCAGTCAGCAAGAGATGCAGGTGCCTTCTTTGGACCTTCTCCTTGTAGTCAACAAACATCACCTTTTACCCATTCAAAGGATAAAATCGGCTCCGTAAGTGCATCCCATTCAATCCCACTTCTGCCACTGGAGATCGCTAGTGGTCGCTCTTTTAGGGACGAAAATATATGTATGCCCGATATTTTGTCCACTCATACAAAATGTCCAAAGAGTCAAGATAGGGTCGTAGAGGATGAACTTTCTAAATCTGAATATCTTCTTTCATCAGCATTTTCAGCTGAAGATTTACCAGAATCCCCTAAAGCCGGAACTCCTCCAACTCCTCCTGTGTCTGATCTGCATGCAGCTCCTACTGGGGTTAAATCAGCTTCTGTATGTGGTCCAGCACAACCTGCACCTATTCCTTCTCCAccaccacaactaccaccacCTCCTAAGGAAAGTTGTAGCGGTGGGGAGTCTACTCCACTTTCTGGGGTTGGTGCATCTCCCTCAATCCCAAGTATGGGGCATAGCTCAGGCGTAGTATCTGTGCCTTGTCCCCCACCTCCCCCTCAGCTCCCTGAAGAGATATCTGGTGGAGGAGGGCCTCTGTGTCCTATACCTCCCCTGCATCCCATGGGACCTAATACTCCACCATATGTATCTCCACCACAGCCTCCTCCACCCCCTGCCATCCCCACTACCAAGAGTTCTTCAAGTGTTCCTTCAGCACCTCCTCCACCTCATTTTACAAACAATGCTGCTAGTGGAGGCAGTTTGCCTGGAGTTCCGTCTCCCCCACCACCTTTGGCCCCTCCACCTGGGACAAAAGGGAAAGCCTTGTTGTCGCGTACACAGGTTTCAAAAAATAACCAATCGAAAAAATTGAAGCCATTGCATTGGCTAAAAATATCAAAAGTTGCTTCAGGAAGCTTGTGGGCTGAGACTCAAAAATCTGAAGCTTCTAAGTAAGTATTACCAGGGCTTAGGTGGAAGGTCCTATTCTAGCATATTTTTTGTAGGTGTATTTGCATATCTTCCTATTATCCATATTTTCATgtttatttacttttatttattttttagggcTCCGGAGATTGATATTTCAGAACTTGAATCTCTCTTCTCAGCAGCAGTTCCAAATAAAGGTCAAGGGGGCAGAAAAACTGGTTCACTAGCTTCAATAAGCAGTAAACCTGAAAAAGTGCAATTGGTGATTATTAATTGTTGAATATTACTTGTCAATTCTAAAATCTAATTTGTTTGTGCCTTCTTAATTCCCTTAATATATTCCaaattttcatttgtttagTCGTGAAATTCATTAATGAATGTTAACACAACCTTAACTAATGAGTTTTGACCTTTTGGTTGCAAGATAATCCTTTAGGATTGGAATTGCTGTAACCATTTCTTCCTGATATTGCAGATAGAACACAGGCGTGCATACAATTGTGAAATAATGCTGTCAAAAGTGAAGATACCCTTGCAAGATATGCTGGTGAGCTATAAATTACAGTGTAATTATTACACCTTTTATCAATCATTTTCAAGAATGACATTAAGTATTTCTTAGCTTTGCTATGATGTAGGCCGTAGGTGCCATGCTACCACTTCCAACTCATCATTGTAAATAACTAAATACggagtaatatatttattatttaccAGGATGTGTCCTTCTCTGTGCAAATAAAGACTGAAAGCAATCTTTAGCTTCataagaaatgaaaagaaaagaaaaagattattttgttctttttgtATCTATGAGACCTTAGCACCTTTTGAAGTCTTTCTCTTTCATGTTACAATTTTTTCTTTCATGAAGATTGAGTTCAGGTTGTTAAAGGTCACAAATGATTTATCTAACCTATAACTTGTTAGCTACTATGATCTATATTCTGATTTTATGCATCTTTTTTCCAGCATTTGGTTTCAAGTGTTTCCATAATAGCATTTTCGTCAAATTTACAGGTTTCATATTTCAATATTCAGATGCTCTAGTTCAATCCCCATCAGGAATATTTTCTAAACATTCCATTTTCGACAAGTGTAGTCCCTTGTTAGTGGCTTGGTGTGGATTGCCTATATTGAAAGGGTAAATAATGTTGGAACTTAGAAGACATGCTTAGAtgaacaaaattttaatttcaaaaacaTGGTATATTAAACATATACTCCACATTGTATCTTCAGAACTGAGTACATCAGGCAGTAAATCTGGTGATGGCTTAACTTGTAGGTTCAATTAGTCACAGAAATGAAACCCCTtgttattgtactttttaaggGACTGAATCTCAAATTCGCACGTCTTATATTACTTGAATCATATCCCATTTACTGCATATCTTCTGTACATGATGTATGGACCGTGTGGTTACTGATTTTGTCAGCTTGAATCTGGTAGCATGAGGGGAAATGTAACTGTTCCAAGTTATTTTACCCTCTCAAGTTTCTGTAATCTAAATTGACATGTTTCAAGTTTCCCTTTTATACTTCATGTATGTTTTGTGCACTGCAAACCTTCTAGAATCCTTGCATGATTTGTAGTTACTAAACTTTGGTAGATTCattgatttatttatcttcCTTAAATCGTTGGTTCCAATCAGTTCTCCCATGAAATCTGTGGCATTTTTGCAGAGTTCAGTACTTTCCTTGGAAGACTCTGCATTAGATGTCGACCAGGTTGATAACCTAATCAAGTTTTGTCCAACTAAAGATGAGATGGAAGTTCTAAAGGTGGTGCTTTAACATTCGTGTTTTGTTTTCCATATGAGGGCTCTTGAACAGCATGTTTAACAAACCTAGGATTCTCTGGGAAGCCAATTTCTATGTTCATTAATTGAAATTCTAATCAGATTTCTCTATTTCCAGAGTTACAAAGGTGTGAGAGACAATTTAGGCAAATGCGAACAGGTCCGTAGCATTAGATTGgtttcctttctcttttttttcctgGTCTATTTTGTTTAAGTCTCAGTCTAATTTGGCTTGGTTGGTGTTGAGAAATATGATATTTGTTTTTTCTCTGTAATCCCAGTTCTTTTTGGATTTGATGCATGTGCCACGGATAGAACATAAGTTGAGAGTTTATTCCTTTAAAATTCAGTTCCGCGGCCAGGTCAGAAATTAGGACATAACTTCCCTATTTTCCATTGTTTCTTGGCCTTAATCTGTAATgttgttattttcattttttgtcaATAGGTTTCTGACCTCAGGAAGAGTTTGGATGTGGTGAATTCTGCTTCAGATCAGGCAActtgctttttatttttaaattttcatagcAATATGCAAGCTTGTAAATATGATGCCTTATTAATTGTCATATCATGTTCTCATCAGATCAGGGGTTCTGCTAAGTTGAAAAGAATCATGCAAACAATTCTTTCTCTGGGTAATGCTTTAAACCAGGGAACTGCTCGAGGTTTGTAAAAACCTGTTCATCTGATACTTTGTGATTTTTACCACCTTCAATCTCTCCTCTGGAAGCTCATGATGTTGTTCTTGTGTGtctgttttttctttcttcctgCTTTGGAACTGAGTGCACAAGCCGTAGAAAGGAAGTTGCTTATTGTCTTGTTGGAAAAGCCCCAGACACGAAGCTTTAATTGTTGTTCCTTggtggaaagagagatgatagaCACTTAAGGACTAGAATATTTTCTTTTGACGATGCGTCACTTGTTCTTGAGTTCTTACTTTCTTCCAATGCCATGCATGTGTTATTATCACAGGATCTGCTGTGGGGTTCAGATTGGATAGCCTCCTCAAACTTACTGAGACTCGTGCCCTGAATAATAAGATGACCCTGATGCATTATTTGTGCAAGGTACATTTAATATCTCCAGGGGAATCATAGCGAATCATATAAACCATGTATTTGCATTTGTGAGTAAATCAATGTGGTTTATTATCTGGCCTTCACTTTTGGTACAATTTGAAAATCTAATTGATGCTGAGCCTGCCATTTCTGCTTCTGAAAATGTTTCAGTCATTCCACTTATGAGTGAAGTGCAAAGCAAGCATCCCATGACATTTAAAAGTTTTTTAACCTGCAACTGGGACAATATAAGAAATTGTTAATCATGTGCCAGCAAATTGTAAATCTTGCCCCGTCATTCAACTTGACTTTGCTTTGCAAGTAATACCTTAATTATAGAGTACTTCGATAAGGCTAGAAAGTTCTAACCACATAGTGGTTTTAAGTGGCGAAGTATCACCAATGATGTTTTGCCGTCATTTTTTCATCCAGGTTCTTTCGGACAAATTGCcggagcttcttgatttttggCAAGACCTTTCCAGCCTGGAAGATGCGTCAAAGGTATAATAACTATATGAAATGTTATTGTGcactcaaatgatattttctgACTATAATAATGTTCAAGTGACTTGCTAATGGACGAAGAAATTCTTTTGTAGATACAACTGAAATTTTTGGCTGAGGAGATGCAAGCTATTAACAAAGGACTTGAAAAAGTTATGCAGGAGTTGTCCATGGCAGAAAGTGATGGCCCTGTCTCCGAACACTTTTGT from Salvia splendens isolate huo1 chromosome 4, SspV2, whole genome shotgun sequence encodes the following:
- the LOC121799365 gene encoding formin-like protein 13 isoform X2 encodes the protein MARVVADQYFVFMDKIHFLFLSVHPRSYSPLQRGVKLFDTTSSYYQGESEIIKVDLNCHIQGDVVLECISLNDDMEREKMMFRVMFNTAFIRSNILMLNKDDIDILWNAKEQFPKDFRSEVLFSEDTTTSLVRVNSSCFEEKDGLPEEAFAKVREMFNSVDWLVPKGDSGVEVLKESLAALDVQSLSKSQTSLSSENQSDLSPKFSQNTDTASIQADHQFSPTDTTAVISSKLTLIPSGDHSPPSLTSPHHQFSITKTLHLSPRQQYETKAEAKDVSPLCAPKETSYAKTSPTSAPSQSARDAGAFFGPSPCSQQTSPFTHSKDKIGSVSASHSIPLLPLEIASGRSFRDENICMPDILSTHTKCPKSQDRVVEDELSKSEYLLSSAFSAEDLPESPKAGTPPTPPVSDLHAAPTGVKSASVCGPAQPAPIPSPPPQLPPPPKESCSGGESTPLSGVGASPSIPSMGHSSGVVSVPCPPPPPQLPEEISGGGGPLCPIPPLHPMGPNTPPYVSPPQPPPPPAIPTTKSSSSVPSAPPPPHFTNNAASGGSLPGVPSPPPPLAPPPGTKGKALLSRTQVSKNNQSKKLKPLHWLKISKVASGSLWAETQKSEASKAPEIDISELESLFSAAVPNKGQGGRKTGSLASISSKPEKVQLIEHRRAYNCEIMLSKVKIPLQDMLSSVLSLEDSALDVDQVDNLIKFCPTKDEMEVLKSYKGVRDNLGKCEQFFLDLMHVPRIEHKLRVYSFKIQFRGQVSDLRKSLDVVNSASDQIRGSAKLKRIMQTILSLGNALNQGTARGSAVGFRLDSLLKLTETRALNNKMTLMHYLCKVLSDKLPELLDFWQDLSSLEDASKIQLKFLAEEMQAINKGLEKVMQELSMAESDGPVSEHFCQALKEFLCFSEGEVRTLASLYATVGRNVDSLILYFGEDPARCQFEQVISTLSNFAKMFKHSHEENCKQLEFEKKKAEKEGAAEPTKMNASDTGHLLQSQVNSVN
- the LOC121799365 gene encoding formin-like protein 18 isoform X1 — encoded protein: MALFRKLFYRKPPDGLLEICERVYVFDCCFTTDSLEKQDYKGYVGGIVSQLRENYPDSSILAFNFREGETQTEIGSVLTEYDMTVMEYPRQYEGCPLLPMEVVHHFLKSSESWLSLGIQNLLLMHCECGGWPVLAFMLAALLIYRKHYSGELKTLDMVHKQAPRELLYLMSPLNPIPSQLRYLQYVTRRNVAIQWPPIDRALTLDCIIMRMIPNFDGKGGCRPIFRIYGQDPFSVSERAPKVLFSTPKRSKAIRHYQQGESEIIKVDLNCHIQGDVVLECISLNDDMEREKMMFRVMFNTAFIRSNILMLNKDDIDILWNAKEQFPKDFRSEVLFSEDTTTSLVRVNSSCFEEKDGLPEEAFAKVREMFNSVDWLVPKGDSGVEVLKESLAALDVQSLSKSQTSLSSENQSDLSPKFSQNTDTASIQADHQFSPTDTTAVISSKLTLIPSGDHSPPSLTSPHHQFSITKTLHLSPRQQYETKAEAKDVSPLCAPKETSYAKTSPTSAPSQSARDAGAFFGPSPCSQQTSPFTHSKDKIGSVSASHSIPLLPLEIASGRSFRDENICMPDILSTHTKCPKSQDRVVEDELSKSEYLLSSAFSAEDLPESPKAGTPPTPPVSDLHAAPTGVKSASVCGPAQPAPIPSPPPQLPPPPKESCSGGESTPLSGVGASPSIPSMGHSSGVVSVPCPPPPPQLPEEISGGGGPLCPIPPLHPMGPNTPPYVSPPQPPPPPAIPTTKSSSSVPSAPPPPHFTNNAASGGSLPGVPSPPPPLAPPPGTKGKALLSRTQVSKNNQSKKLKPLHWLKISKVASGSLWAETQKSEASKAPEIDISELESLFSAAVPNKGQGGRKTGSLASISSKPEKVQLIEHRRAYNCEIMLSKVKIPLQDMLSSVLSLEDSALDVDQVDNLIKFCPTKDEMEVLKSYKGVRDNLGKCEQFFLDLMHVPRIEHKLRVYSFKIQFRGQVSDLRKSLDVVNSASDQIRGSAKLKRIMQTILSLGNALNQGTARGSAVGFRLDSLLKLTETRALNNKMTLMHYLCKVLSDKLPELLDFWQDLSSLEDASKIQLKFLAEEMQAINKGLEKVMQELSMAESDGPVSEHFCQALKEFLCFSEGEVRTLASLYATVGRNVDSLILYFGEDPARCQFEQVISTLSNFAKMFKHSHEENCKQLEFEKKKAEKEGAAEPTKMNASDTGHLLQSQVNSVN
- the LOC121799365 gene encoding formin-like protein 13 isoform X3, whose protein sequence is MALFRKLFYRKPPDGLLEICERVYVFDCCFTTDSLEKQDYKGYVGGIVSQLRENYPDSSILAFNFREGETQTEIGSVLTEYDMTVMEYPRQYEGCPLLPMEVVHHFLKSSESWLSLGIQNLLLMHCECGGWPVLAFMLAALLIYRKHYSGELKTLDMVHKQAPRELLYLMSPLNPIPSQLRYLQYVTRRNVAIQWPPIDRALTLDCIIMRMIPNFDGKGGCRPIFRIYGQDPFSVSERAPKVLFSTPKRSKAIRHYQQGESEIIKVDLNCHIQGDVVLECISLNDDMEREKMMFRVMFNTAFIRSNILMLNKDDIDILWNAKEQFPKDFRSEVLFSEDTTTSLVRVNSSCFEEKDGLPEEAFAKVREMFNSVDWLVPKGDSGVEVLKESLAALDVQSLSKSQTSLSSENQSDLSPKFSQNTDTASIQADHQFSPTDTTAVISSKLTLIPSGDHSPPSLTSPHHQFSITKTLHLSPRQQYETKAEAKDVSPLCAPKETSYAKTSPTSAPSQSARDAGAFFGPSPCSQQTSPFTHSKDKIGSVSASHSIPLLPLEIASGRSFRDENICMPDILSTHTKCPKSQDRVVEDELSKSEYLLSSAFSAEDLPESPKAGTPPTPPVSDLHAAPTGVKSASVCGPAQPAPIPSPPPQLPPPPKESCSGGESTPLSGVGASPSIPSMGHSSGVVSVPCPPPPPQLPEEISGGGGPLCPIPPLHPMGPNTPPYVSPPQPPPPPAIPTTKSSSSVPSAPPPPHFTNNAASGGSLPGVPSPPPPLAPPPGTKGKALLSRTQVSKNNQSKKLKPLHWLKISKVASGSLWAETQKSEASKAPEIDISELESLFSAAVPNKGQGGRKTGSLASISSKPEKVQLIEHRRAYNCEIMLSKVKIPLQDMLSSVLSLEDSALDVDQVDNLIKFCPTKDEMEVLKSYKGVRDNLGKCEQFFLDLMHVPRIEHKLRVYSFKIQFRGQVSDLRKSLDVVNSASDQGFC